CCTTCAATCGTAAATTGGAGTATAAAAGAAAGGTTGATGAACGGATGAATGAAGAAATCAAAATTCTATTTAGCGAAACTTTTGACGGGCCGAAAGGAAATAGAAGCTTATTCACAGAATCAAAGCCAGGGAGCGGATTATTTGGCACCCTTGATTCCTTGAGGGCTGAAGAAGCTTCCATATTGGTTGGCGGGGTGACAATAGCTGCGCATACAGATCATACACGTTATCACTTATGGGCATGTAATCAAACATTGGAAGGGAAGAAGCTGGAATTCAATTGGGATGAGAGCTGGGAAATCGCTGCCGTTGGGGAGCATGAATGGAAGCGAATAATGAAAGACCTTCATCTTGAATACAGGAAGATGACAGACTTTATTAATGCCAAGCAAGAGCTATCTTCGTCCGAGGTCACCGTTGTCCTAGGGGCATTAGCTCATGCTGCTTATCATTTAGGAGCAATCAGGCAGCTGACAAAGAGTGTAAAATAAGTCAATTTATCACCTAACAATGTTCTGAATTCCCTATGGTTTTTTCACTGAAAGAAGGTTCTGTTTGGTTCTTGTGAGAGTAATATTAATGGGGGAATCTGTTAAAGGGGGAGTTATGTGAATAAATTATCTTTGCCAGCTGCCATTGTCATTTTAGCTATATGTATTCTCATTTCAGGCATGATGATTTCCGGAGCAATTAGGGATGGTTTATCTAATATGTATGATTGGGATGAGCTTAATCAACGTTTAATGGAAATTGGGGATGTATTGGAAGGAGAATAGTATATGTTTAACCAATACTCATTTGGTCGGGCAATATCACATAGGAAGAGACTGTGAAGAATTTGTATTGAAGGGACACTAAGGAGAGATGAGGAATGATTAAATATATCATCTTTGATGTAGATGGAACCATACTAGATACTGAGAGTGCTATATTAAAATCCTTGCAGCAAGTTTTAAAGGAAGAAGGAAGAGAGTATCAGTCAGAGGATTTGAAATTTGCTTTAGGAATACCAGGAAAAGAAACACTGCGAAGACTTAATGTCCAGGATATTGAGCGCGTGCATATGAAGTGGTCCAAGGCTGAATTAGCATTCCTAAAAGAAGTGCAGCTATTTAAAGATATAAAAGAGGTCTTACATACACTATCAGAAAGCCCGCTTAGAACAGGTATTGTCACGTCTAAAACAAGACAAGAATTAATGGATGGGTTTGAGCTCTTTGAAATCAGCAGCTATTTCGAAAGTATTATCTGTGCAACAGACACTGTTAAACATAAACCGCATCCGGAACCGTTATTGGTTTGTTTGGAAGAATTGGAGGCTGAAAAGGATGAGGCCATATACATTGGGGATTCCATCTATGATTTGCAATGTGCTCATAGCGCAGGCGTGAAGTTTGCCTTAGCCTTCTGGGGAGCCAAAAAGATAGAAGGGTTTGAATCAGCAGACTTTATATTGAAGGAACCAATGGATATTCTTGATTTATTGAAAAATTGAAGATGACTGGCTGTTAAGTTGACAGCCGGTCATCTTCCGTAATTGCCCTGATAGTTTAAGTGGAAACATTCAAAATGCTGGTTTTTTAGAGTTCAACAATATTGTACTCATAACCAATTGAAGTTATAAATTTATACATATCCTCAGTGGATATAAAGATAGTTTTAGTGTTGTCATTTGCGTGAAAGCTCATCAATCTTTCTGAGAGCATCTCTTTATCTAAATAGACCTTTATATCTTGTTCATCATTATTTAGCAATCCAAAAATGGAAACTACACCAGGAGGCAGCCCCATTTTTTTCATTAACCTTTCTGGTGATCCGAAGCTAATTCGTTTTTCATTAAGAATTTCTGCGAGGTATTCCATATCAAGACGCTTTGCATCATCCATAATAACTAAATAATACGCGGTCTTTTTTTTGTTAGTAAGAAAAAGTGTTTTCGTGCGTACTCCCTCTTTTCCAACAATATAGTTATCTGCTTCTTCTGTTGTCAAAGCAGGAGGATGTTCAACAATCTCATATGGAATATTTACCTTATGTAAGGCATCATATACTTTCAGATATTGTTCCATAGTGAAAATACCTCCAATTATCAGAATATTATTACGATATAATGATATTTTATCATAAACCGCTAAATTGCATTTAATAAGTTGGCATGGAGAATATATGGTTTCCTAACATATGGAGTCAAAAAATTATAAACAACTTCTTTACCTTATTTCCGGTGATCTACTTTACATTGAAGGTATTGAAATAAGAATTGCTACAAATCAGACAGTAGTATAATCATGGGGATATTTAGGTAAATAACTCAATAGAGAAAGAGCATAATAACAGCTCACTACACGAAGCAGAAAAGCCCCAAAAAAAGCTGACCCTAAAAGCCTGCTATGCAGTGCTTTTTTTAGGGTCAGCTCAATTTTCAAAGCTTATTATGGTTTTGCTGCATCAGTGATTCGTCCTTCCACGCTTGGTGAAACGGTTTGGTCCGGGAAGGATTGAATGTAATCAGAGAAAATCTCCCAATCGACGAATCCAGGTTCACTTACACGGCCATCTGCATAAATATCTGCGAAGACTGCGTAGCCATCGCCGCCTTTTGCTGTGAAGATATTTGTGGCTGCATAATAGGTTGCCGTGTCAGAAAGGGCTGTGTATTCGCCATTTTGCAGTACCTCGACTGATTGGACACGACTGCCTGATGCTTTAGAACTGTCATACGTAAAGCGCATGCCTGCTACTTGCAGGAAGCCGCCGCTTGCGCTAGGTGCGGCATTCACACTGTGTTCAAGCGCTGTTTTTAGCTCTGAACCGGTAATTTCCATAATCGCCAGTGCATTGCTGAATGGCAAAACGGTCATCACGTCAGCTAAAGTGATTGGACCTGCCTGTAGAGTTGTACGGACACCGCCGCCGTTTTGAAGAGCAATCACGGTGTTCGGGTTAATCGTTTTTGCCTTGGCAAGCATACCGTCAGCGATTAAGTTGCCGAGGTTTGTCTCGCCTGTTCTTGCCGCAGGGTTGCCCCCGATTAGGTCAACCGTTGTCGACCCGACGACCTGCTTTTTCTTGGCATCAACGATAGGCTTGTACTTGCCAAGAATTTGAGCTGCTTCTGGGTCATCTGCGAAGATAAAGGACCCATCTTCGTTTTTTGCGTCAATTTCAATCAGTTCACCGTCATAGGCGATGACCTTTCCTTTTTTGTCAAAGCTGACATCAAGCTCGCCGAGGAACTTGGAATATTCATTCGCTTGGACGATAACGGTTGGTTCTTTATACTTTTCGACTACGACAGGCTCAGCAAGCTGTGTATGAGAGTGGCCCCCGACAATGACGTCGATGCCATCAACTTGATTGGCAAGCTCAAGGTCATTGTCCCCGCCGCCATCATTATAGCCGATATGGGTGAGCGCGATGATCTTATCAACGCCCTGCTTCTTGAAGGCTTTTACAGAGGCTTTTGCTGAAGCGATATAATCTTCAAATTTCACATCACCTGGGCTAGAGATGCTCGCCGTCTCAGCTGTTGTTAAGCCAAAAATACCAACTTTTTCGCCGTTGATCGTTTTGATGATGCCGTCATAGATTTTTCCATCCTTAGCCTTTTTCGTATATGTGCTCGATTGGAGGTCCTTCATGAGTGCATCGGCACTGAAATCAACGTTTGAGCTCACGAATGGGAACTCGGCTTTTTGCACAAACGGTGCTAAAGCCTCTGAACCAAGGTCAAATTCATGATTGCCGAATGTCATGGCATCAAACCCGACAAGGTTCATTAATTCAAGGTCAGCAAGTCCTTTGAATTCGTTGAAATATAGAGTACCGGAGAATACGTCACCTGCATGGAGCAGGAGATTATTCGTATTGCCTTTACGGTGCTCATAGATTGCGCTGATCTGGCGCGGTGTGTTTTCGATATTGGCGTGTGTGTCATTTACATGAAGGACACGCAGTTGATAGTCAGGAGATTTAATAGCTGATTGAAGCATCGTGATGAATTCAGATAAGGTTACCCTTTGGCTGTAACCAAATTCTGTTTCAGAGATTCCATCTGCAATGTCATATAGCACAATAGAACCAATCAATTCTTTATATTTTGCTGGTACATCGGTGAAATCAGTATCTGTGCTGCCCTTCAAGTTGAAAGCCTTGGCAATCCAGACAGCAAGTTCTCCGCGTGTTAGCGCATTTTTGCTGCCGAATTTATTGCCATTCTTTTCGATGATGCCGGCATGAACTAAGCTGTTCACCGCTTTTTCGGATGCTTTTGGCACATCCTGAAATCCGGCGTTTGGCGCCTTCTTGTTATCGAGCTTTAAGGCAATGGCCATCAAGCTCGCAGCGTCTTCACGGCTGATGGAACTCTGTTTTTTGGCGCTCTTTTGTGAAATGCCCAGTTCCTGAATGAAACGAGCATCACTTTGCCGGTCTGCTGTGCTTGCACCTGCAGCAGGCACGATTAATGTTCCGCCAAGAGCTACAATCATCGTGACGATGGCTAACATACGATAGAATTTCAATCGAAATCTCATATACCGCTCCCCTTTGATTCAATATGACCATATTCATGGCCTACATTCTGATTATAAATAGTTTTAGAGAGATTCGATATTACGTTTAGGTAAAATAAGGAAAAAGGCCTATTACATTTATTCTGTATTCGACATAGTATTGCTTAATTCTGCTGTATCTATGTTGTCTTACTAATTCATTGTTTTTGAGCTAATAGTTCGAGTGTACT
This DNA window, taken from Pradoshia eiseniae, encodes the following:
- a CDS encoding HAD family hydrolase, with the translated sequence MIKYIIFDVDGTILDTESAILKSLQQVLKEEGREYQSEDLKFALGIPGKETLRRLNVQDIERVHMKWSKAELAFLKEVQLFKDIKEVLHTLSESPLRTGIVTSKTRQELMDGFELFEISSYFESIICATDTVKHKPHPEPLLVCLEELEAEKDEAIYIGDSIYDLQCAHSAGVKFALAFWGAKKIEGFESADFILKEPMDILDLLKN
- a CDS encoding prolyl-tRNA synthetase associated domain-containing protein encodes the protein MEQYLKVYDALHKVNIPYEIVEHPPALTTEEADNYIVGKEGVRTKTLFLTNKKKTAYYLVIMDDAKRLDMEYLAEILNEKRISFGSPERLMKKMGLPPGVVSIFGLLNNDEQDIKVYLDKEMLSERLMSFHANDNTKTIFISTEDMYKFITSIGYEYNIVEL
- a CDS encoding bifunctional metallophosphatase/5'-nucleotidase, with product MRFRLKFYRMLAIVTMIVALGGTLIVPAAGASTADRQSDARFIQELGISQKSAKKQSSISREDAASLMAIALKLDNKKAPNAGFQDVPKASEKAVNSLVHAGIIEKNGNKFGSKNALTRGELAVWIAKAFNLKGSTDTDFTDVPAKYKELIGSIVLYDIADGISETEFGYSQRVTLSEFITMLQSAIKSPDYQLRVLHVNDTHANIENTPRQISAIYEHRKGNTNNLLLHAGDVFSGTLYFNEFKGLADLELMNLVGFDAMTFGNHEFDLGSEALAPFVQKAEFPFVSSNVDFSADALMKDLQSSTYTKKAKDGKIYDGIIKTINGEKVGIFGLTTAETASISSPGDVKFEDYIASAKASVKAFKKQGVDKIIALTHIGYNDGGGDNDLELANQVDGIDVIVGGHSHTQLAEPVVVEKYKEPTVIVQANEYSKFLGELDVSFDKKGKVIAYDGELIEIDAKNEDGSFIFADDPEAAQILGKYKPIVDAKKKQVVGSTTVDLIGGNPAARTGETNLGNLIADGMLAKAKTINPNTVIALQNGGGVRTTLQAGPITLADVMTVLPFSNALAIMEITGSELKTALEHSVNAAPSASGGFLQVAGMRFTYDSSKASGSRVQSVEVLQNGEYTALSDTATYYAATNIFTAKGGDGYAVFADIYADGRVSEPGFVDWEIFSDYIQSFPDQTVSPSVEGRITDAAKP